One Prunus dulcis chromosome 7, ALMONDv2, whole genome shotgun sequence DNA segment encodes these proteins:
- the LOC117635797 gene encoding protein PNS1-like: protein MELHSTSATSKNIQREVQEEEDRPSFTNHIKAQEPSIIPTETATAGKFLRRLFTILFYLHLILIAIFVVFLTLYTLISTSRNHHFQPLKFYPPLLTSTACSAIVAFIWQWVTGSSPSKAIKAAFWLSPLLTCAVGVLLVSVGSAQSLAAGVVAVICALIQSLYACWVSPRFEYAIRILSVSTAFPPAKTTMLVLQSISISILYSCFLVAGIGRATATRSSLNVLFHSVILLSMAWTMQVIKNILLVTVSRIKYMHFAWGTDIDTPKAFCDTLKHLMGSICIGSILVPVLGVIRGSARGMKLVAGDTDEFLFSCANCYAGMASTLVMYGNRWGFVHVGAYDKGFVQASSDTWEMFRRAGLKELIDLDLTGSFCFLSGVAAGAICSLASGTWALAIHKSYAAEVSIYAFFIGYFMCRIAMAWPQACVLSYYVAYAENPESVRFDSTIPVRLDELQRFQVSGITIAR, encoded by the exons ATGGAACTTCATTCAACTAGTGCAACTTCAAAGAACATCCAAAGAGAagttcaagaagaagaagataggcCTTCATTCACCAACCACATCAAG GCACAAGAGCCTAGCATCATTCCAACTGAGACAGCCACGGCTGGGAAATTCCTCAGGAGGCTCTTTACAATTCTTTTTTACTTGCACTTGATCCTCATTGCCATCTTCGTCGTCTTCCTTACACTGTATACCCTCATCTCCACCTCTCGCaatcaccattttcaaccccTCAAGTTTTATCCTCCATTGCTCACTTCAACAGCCTGCTCTGCAATTGTTGCTTTCATATGGCAATGGGTCACTGGCTCAAGCCCATCTAAAGCTATCAAGGCTGCCTTTTGGCTTAGCCCTTTGTTAACCTGCGCAGTCGGTGTACTGCTTGTATCTGTAGGTTCTGCACAAAGTTTGGCCGCAGGCGTGGTTGCAGTCATTTGTGCCCTCATTCAATCCCTGTATGCCTGTTGGGTCAGTCCCCGTTTTGAATATGCCATCCGGATTTTATCAGTTTCTACTGCTTTCCCTCCTGCTAAAACTACCATGTTAGTCCTTCAGTCAATTTCCATCAGCATTCTTTACTCATGTTTCTTGGTGGCCGGCATTGGAAGAGCCACTGCCACCAGAAGTAGTTTGAATGTGCTCTTCCACTCAGTAATCTTGCTGAGCATGGCATGGACCATGCAAGTAATCAAGAACATACTTCTTGTTACTGTCTCACGCATCAAGTACATGCACTTTGCATGGGGAACAGATATTGACACACCTAAGGCTTTCTGCGACACCCTTAAGCACTTGATGGGGAGTATCTGCATTGGCTCCATCTTGGTTCCAGTTCTCGGGGTTATTCGGGGCTCTGCTCGAGGCATGAAATTGGTTGCAGGGGATACCGACGAGTTTCTGTTTTCATGTGCCAACTGTTATGCAGGAATGGCTTCAACGCTGGTAATGTATGGGAACCGGTGGGGTTTTGTGCATGTAGGGGCGTATGATAAGGGCTTCGTGCAGGCATCATCAGATACTTGGGAGATGTTCAGGAGGGCAGGATTAAAAGAATTAATCGACTTGGATCTCACAGGATCATTCTGCTTTCTTTCTGGGGTGGCAGCAGGTGCAATATGCAGCCTAGCGAGTGGAACTTGGGCTCTTGCGATTCATAAGAGCTATGCTGCAGAAGTTTCAATCTATGCATTCTTCATCGGCTATTTCATG TGTAGGATTGCTATGGCATGGCCCCAAGCATGTGTTTTGTCTTACTATGTGGCTTATGCAGAAAATCCAGAGAGCGTTCGCTTTGACTCGACCATCCCCGTTCGCCTTG